CTCAGATTTGGCTCATTCGCCAAACCGCCTCCCCGCAGAAATGTAGCGCGGACAAGTGGTTACGTTCGGCCGTTGGTCGCCTTTGGCGCGCTCCAAGGAGCCCCTCACTTTATTCCCCAGCTCTTGCTCCAAATCCGCGCTCCTCACGATTCATCCTGCAGTCGGTAGCGGGCGCCGTTTCGCTGCCCTTCCATGGCGGCCACTCCCGATCGAACCAGCTGAGCCGGCACCTCGCGCCAGACGGCATCCACCAGTTCCACCGGCGACAGGGCGCAGTCGTCCCACGTCCACTTGTTGATCTTCTGCCCCTGCTCGTCGTACTTGATCGCCTGCACCAGCGGTGCCGTGCCCAATGCGCGCCGGTCGGCCGCCGTGCCGAGCAGCAGCACGCCGAGGCGAGTGAGCGTTCCGCCCTGCTCCAGCCCGTAATGGGCGAGCAACTCATCGACCCCTTTCTCTTTCACCGACTCCTTCACCCGGTCAGAAGCACGCATGTCCTGCACGAAACGGCCGAGCTTGTCCGGGTCCGCGGCGGCGCGTGCCACGAGGCTGTCCATCGCCTCCCAAGGCCGGCCCGGCCGCTCGTTGGCAAGTCGCAGCACGTCGTCGCCCAGCACCGGCTGGCAGCTGTCGCCCACCCGCAGGAAGTAGCGTCCGTCCCGCGTGGAGGCGACACTCGGCGAACGCTCGACCAGCAACTCGATGAACTCGCCGCCGTTGGCCGCGCGCTGCAGGCTCGGCAACGCCTGCACGTTCACCGTCAGCTCGCCGATGCGCCGGCGCAGCCGATCCAGCAAGTCCGGCGGGATGACCTGATCGGCCGGCGGCTGCGTCTCGCCATCTTCGATGCCGATCAGCAACCGACCGCCTGAACCGTTGGCGAAGCAAACACAGGCCCGTGCGACATCATCCCAGTCGGCCGTCCTGCCGGTGACCGCGCGCAGCGACTTGCAGTCGGTGTATTGGTTTTCGAGGTTCATGCCGCGATATTTCCGCTCATCAGGCGCGATAGCCGCACGCTCCGCACCCGCACCATCTCACGCTCCGGGGCGCGCACCAGCGTCCCGTGCAGCCCAAAGGTCTCCACGTTCCAGGCATAGACGCTCTCCCAGCTGAGCGCCTTCTCCAGATGCTCAGCGAAGGTCTGCTGAACCAGCCGGTCTTCGCTGTTGATGTCGGTGATCATCCCGCTCGGCTCAGAGCAGATCCATCTGGCGTTCGTGCGGGATTGGAAACACCCCGACGATCACCCACGGGTTCGGCGCAACAAAGTGGAACTGCTGCGTCGTGCCGAGAAAGAAGTGCAAATCATGCTTCGTAAACTCGCCAAGGTACTTGGCGCGCACCTTTTCGAGCGCCTTCGCTTCATTTCCACGGCTGCTGCGCAAGCAGTTCCAAAACAACGCGCCCGCTTCCCAATCCAGCACTTGCATCTCGCTCGCCTGACCCGCCGCATCCTCGAAACGATAGGAGAAACTGTACGGCAGCTTGGGAATGAGCTTGAACGTCTGCCGCCATGTCTCCTCGGCGAACAGTTCACCTTGCTTTGTCTGTTTGCGGATCTCAGCAACCTTGGCCGGATCCCATTCGCGCGTTTCCTCCTCCCACACGAAGCCAGTGACTTTCGCGGGCTTGAAGATGGCAAGCGATACCGTGTTCGCTTTGGCACCCGTGATCAGCGGTTTCAGCTGCGAATGAACGGTAGCGGTCCGGAGCAACAATCGTCGCCGGTCGCGCCAGTTATGACTGGTATCCATGTGGCCAACGGGTTGCAGCTGCTGCACGTCGACCGGATGCCGCGTCTCGGGGCGGGGATCGGAGCGGCTCTTCTGCAGTTCGCATTCGAGCCAGTCGAACTTTCGATACTGCTCGGCTTCGTCGAGGCGTCGGAACGGTACAGGGTAGATGCGCACCCACGAGCCATCCTCTCGCACGCCGGCCGTGCAGACCGTCTCCCCGTACTTACGCGACAACGTCGGGTAGGTCTTGACGGTGATCAGAACGCGTTCCTCGCCACACCCCATCCTCACAGGTGTTGCGGCGCAAATGTCCGACCGAGTTCGCGCTGCAGCGCTTCAGCCACGCAATGGCGGTGACATTGATCGGGTAGTCGCTCATAGCAGGTCAGCGCTACGCGCTCGCCTTGCGCGACCCAGCGCCGGATTGTCGCCAGCGCCTCCGTCTGTTGCGGAAGGCATTCCCGCTCATACTGGATAAACAACGCATCGTAGTCTGCCTGCGTCCCCAGCCCACGCCGGTCTTCGGAGGCGATGCCCAGCTCCGGCAGGTGCTCATAGCGAACCCCCACGCCCTCGCACGCCTTGCTCAGCGTGCCTTTGGAAAATCCATACTTGCGGCTCAACGGATTGCGCCGCACGTCGCACAACAACGTCACACCCGCACGCAACAGCTGGTTCAGGTACCCCTCCAGGCTGCGCCCCTCGTAGCCGATCGTCATCAGCCCGGCCGGCTGGCGAACCGGCCGTGCCGCAGCGATGCGCGCCAGATCCTCCGGTTCGAGCCCAACGGCATCGACGATCTCGCTGCGCGCGGCGTAATAGGGATGCCGCCGGTACACTTCGGCAATCAGCGCGTTGCTTCGCAGCCCGGCGTGGCGTGCGCAGAAGGCCGCCACCTGGAGCGAGTCGACAGGCTGCCCCCGCGCCGCCGCGCGGCCCTCGTCGGTCAACTGCCACGTCTGATCGTCCTCGGCCAGCAGGCCAGCCTCGATCAGCCGCCGCTTGTCCGCGTAAGAGGTGAAAGAAAACCCGCCGAACCGATACGGTACGAATTCGTAGCTCGGCGTCCGCTCCCAATCCTGTGTGTAGAGGAACAGAAGCTTCTGGAAATCGGTGTGGCCCAGCGGCTCGCCCAGCGCGTCCAGCAGCGTCAGCAAGAGCCGTTGGCGCTCATACAGCATGCGCGAGTCTACCCCGCCCCCGGTTCACACCGCAATCTCCCCGCTCATCAGCCGCGGCAGCAGCAGGTCGGCGTCGTGCCAAACCTTACCTCGACCAATCGAGCGGCGAATCGTTGAATCCACCCACCACGATGATCCCAGCGAGGATCGCCCTGGCGGAGGGATTCGAACCCTCGGAACCGCAGTGCGGTTCGCCGGATTTTCAGTCCGGTGCCTTCAACCACTCGGCCACGCCTCCTTGGGAAAGCGACCACATGGGCAGCCTTCCAGCGGAACGAGCATTGACAATGCATCCGGCTCAATCCGAAATCAAATCCACGTGGGCTAGAGAGCACACGCCTGTTCTCAGACCGCAATCTCTCCGCTCATGAGGCGCGGCAGCAGCAGGTCGCGGGCGGCGCGGAGTTTCTTGTTCATCTCATCGAGCTTCGCGATCTGCTCGTGTAGCGGCACAGCCGTTTCCAAGAAGTCGCGCACGATGCGCGGCTCAGGCACCAGCAACGGTCTGCTGTATGCGAAGTCTCGGTTCAGCCCGGGCACGGCCACGTCCGTGCTGATGAAGTGCATTTGCTGGAGCGCGTAGTAGAGCCACAGATTGCTCGTCTGGGAATCGATGAAATAGACCGTGTCGATCGGCCAGTAGTCCTTCGGGCACCAGTAGACGCTGCCGACGTTGCCCTTGCGACCAACGACGATTACTGGGGCGGCTACGAGCGCCTTCTCATGCATGCCGACGATTCCGCTGGAGCCGTAAACCGGACAGGGCCCATCAGACCGATCTTCCGCCTTCAGTGCTTTGCCGTAATTCAGCGTCACGCGGTCACCGATCGGTACGCGCTCCCACCCCGCGGGCACGCCGTTGGCGATGCGGGTGTGCTCGTGGCCGGGGAAGCGGAAGCGGACGAACCACTCGCGGTAGAGTTGCCGCGCTGCCTCCTCCAAGAGTACCATCCGCCGCCGGTTGTTCTCGATCAGGTCGTCGTACGCGGCGAGGATGTCGGCGATGCGTTGCTGCGAATTGGTGTCGGGGCACCGGACCTTCAGTTCATGTAGGACGTTACGGTTGACCCCTGGGACGGCCGCTTTGTCGCTTTGATAATTTTTCAGGATATTCCGCAGAAAGTAGGCGACAAATCGCGGGTGATGCCCTTGAAGTCCGTGACGTAAAGCGCGGTGTTCAATGGCCAGTAGTCTTCCTCGACGTAGAACACCTCGCCGATTGTTCCGTACCGTCCGGTTACAACGCCTGGCGGTTTCGCCTTTGGCTCACTGTGGTGGCCGGTGATACCCGAAGAAGACACGACCGGGATCTCGCCGTCCTGTCGCTGAGAGTCAGGCAAGTCGTGACCACGCTTTAGGTTGATCACATCGCCAAGTCGGGAGGCATGCCAGCTCATGCCCCTAACTCCTCGAAGTTC
The genomic region above belongs to Deltaproteobacteria bacterium and contains:
- a CDS encoding DUF488 domain-containing protein, whose protein sequence is MLYERQRLLLTLLDALGEPLGHTDFQKLLFLYTQDWERTPSYEFVPYRFGGFSFTSYADKRRLIEAGLLAEDDQTWQLTDEGRAAARGQPVDSLQVAAFCARHAGLRSNALIAEVYRRHPYYAARSEIVDAVGLEPEDLARIAAARPVRQPAGLMTIGYEGRSLEGYLNQLLRAGVTLLCDVRRNPLSRKYGFSKGTLSKACEGVGVRYEHLPELGIASEDRRGLGTQADYDALFIQYERECLPQQTEALATIRRWVAQGERVALTCYERLPDQCHRHCVAEALQRELGRTFAPQHL
- a CDS encoding restriction endonuclease subunit S, whose protein sequence is MKVRCPDTNSQQRIADILAAYDDLIENNRRRMVLLEEAARQLYREWFVRFRFPGHEHTRIANGVPAGWERVPIGDRVTLNYGKALKAEDRSDGPCPVYGSSGIVGMHEKALVAAPVIVVGRKGNVGSVYWCPKDYWPIDTVYFIDSQTSNLWLYYALQQMHFISTDVAVPGLNRDFAYSRPLLVPEPRIVRDFLETAVPLHEQIAKLDEMNKKLRAARDLLLPRLMSGEIAV
- a CDS encoding restriction endonuclease subunit S; this translates as MSWHASRLGDVINLKRGHDLPDSQRQDGEIPVVSSSGITGHHSEPKAKPPGVVTGRYGTIGEVFYVEEDYWPLNTALYVTDFKGITRDLSPTFCGIS